A genomic stretch from Psilocybe cubensis strain MGC-MH-2018 chromosome 1, whole genome shotgun sequence includes:
- a CDS encoding Eukaryotic translation initiation factor 3 subunit B — MPEATNHVDDGIDYSDIENKYQVQYDDGFDNLVVVDGVPIIDKSKHGKLMDKVVKEFGKKGVSIKHDDIFMPWDSASGKSKGFMFIEFRNEDDASHAIAAIDNHPFDAKHTFRVNRFTDIERYADLDETYVEPQVEEYTPREHLRAWLADPHGRDQYVTYRGDEVLIHWHGKPSQSEVAYKPDWKDFLYVAWSPLGTYVATLHRQGVRLWGGSSWKAQQRFAHPLVKLIDFSPCEQYMVTWSNEPIMVPEGAIQGPQYFSPDDEGNNLAVWDIKSGDLLRTFSTYNEGDPPAVKKQMQWPVLKWSPDDKYVARITPGQMISVHELPSMYLQGKKSLKIEGVVDFEWCPLGEKDKEDIMVSAVPGAKPTKKVRENKLVYWTPEVANQPARVTLMGFPSRSILRQKNLFNVTECKLYWQNQGDFLCVKVDRHTKTKKSIFCNLEIFRMREKDYPVEVVELKDTVMDFSWEPKGERFAIVSSNDPNLGNPGPGVTIKTDVSFYQLDHGKNDFRLLRTLSSRTSNAIRWSPRGRHVVLATVGSSSKSELEFWDLDFNTDDRKEGQSDWGSGIQLLGVADHYGVTDVEWDPSGRYLATSASAWTHTLENGYAIWDFRGQELVKHIQDRFKQFIWRPRPPTLLSKEQQKAIRKNLREYSRAFDEEDAAEESNVSAELIALRKRLVDEWNAWRTLRRKELGEERLQKLQGKEDAKEEIEVWIDEVIEQTEEIVVVD, encoded by the exons ATGCCTGAAGCTACCAACCATGTTGATGATGGCATCGATTATTCTGACATCGAAAACAA GTATCAAGTCCAATACGACGACGGATTTGACAACCTTGTGGTCGTCGATGGTGTACCCATTATCGACAAATCAAAACATGGGAAGCTCATGGACAAAGTCGTTAAGGAATTTGGAAAAAAGGGAGTTTCCATCAAGCACGATGATATCTTCATGCCTTGGGACAGTGCTTCAGGAAAAAGCAAAGG GTTCATGTTCATAGAATTCAGAAATGAAGATGATGCCAGTCATGCTATTGCGGCCATTGACAACCATCCCTTCGATGCCAAACATACATTTCGAGTCAACCGCTTCACGGATATTGAGCGATATGCCGACCTTGACGAAACCTATGTTGAACCTCAAGTAGAGGAGTATACGCCTCGG GAGCATCTTCGCGCATGGCTTGCTGATCCTCATGGCCGCGACCAGTATGTCACCTACCGCGGAGACGAGGTTTTGATTCATTGGCACGGGAAGCCTTCTCAGTCAGAAGTTGCCTACAAACCG GACTGGAAGGATTTCCTGTACGTGGCGTGGTCGCCGCTTGGAACATATGTTGCAACCCTTCATCGTCAGGGTGTAAGATTATGGGGAGGTTCCTCTTGGAAAGCTCAACAGCGGTTTGCACATCCTTTAGTAAAACTTATCGATTTCTCACCCTGCGAGCAATACATGGTTACTTGGTCTAACGAACCCATCATGGTCCCCGAAGGCGCCATCCAAGGACCTCAATATTTTTCTCCTGACGATGAAGGGAACAATCTTGCTGTCTGGGATATCAAGTCTGGCGACCTTCTGCGAACCTTCTCCACATACAATGAGGGTGATCCACCTGCCGTTAAGAAACAAATGCAATGGCCCGTGCTTAAATGGAGCCCTGACGACAAATACGTTGCTCGCATTACACCCGGTCAAATGATTAGCGTTCACGAGCTCCCCAGTATGTACCTTCAGGGAAAGAAGAGTTTGAAGATTGAGGGGGTGGTCGACTTCGAATGGTGTCCATTGGGAGAAAAGGATAAAGAGGATATCATGGTCTCTGCTGTGCCAGGCGCAAAACCTACCAAAAAAGTTCGAGAAAACAAGTTAGTATATTGGACTCCAGAAGTAGCCAATCAGCCTGCCCGTGTCACCCTTATGGGCTTCCCAAGTCGCTCAATACTTCGTCAGAAAAATCTATTCAACGTTACGGAG TGCAAGTTGTATTGGCAAAACCAGGGAGATTTCCTCTGTGTCAAAGTTGATCGGCATACCAAAACGAAAAAATCGATTTTCTGCAATCTCGAAATCTTCCGCATGCGGGAAAAAGATTACCCTGTTGAAGTTGTTGAGCTTAAAG ACACTGTTATGGACTTTTCTTGGGAACCCAAGGGCGAGCGATTCGCCATTGTTTCCAGTAATGATCCAAATCTAGGCAATCCCGGACCAGGTGTCACCATCAAGACCGACGTCAGCTTTTATCAACTCGATCACGGCAAAAACGACTTCAGACTGCTTC GCACTTTGTCTTCACGAACCAGCAATGCTATCCGTTGGTCTCCTCGCGGACGACATGTTGTTCTTGCTACTGTTGGTTCTTCTAGCAAGTCCGAATTGGAATTCTGGGATCTCGATTTCAACACCGATGACCGAAAGGAAGGTCAATCCGATTGGGGTAGTGGTATCCAACTGTTGGGAGTTGCGGACCACTATGGTGTGACGGACGTCGAATGGGATCCCAGTGGGAGATACCTTGCCACTAGCGCTAGTGCCTGGACTCATACC CTCGAAAACGGATACGCGATTTGGGATTTTCGCGGTCAGGAACTTGTAAAACATATTCAAGACCGCTTCAAACAATTTATCTGGCGTCCACGACCCCCCACCCTTCTGTCTaaagaacaacaaaaagCCATCAGAAAGAACCTTCGAGAATACAGTCGGGCTttcgacgaagaagatgctgCAGAGGAAAGCAATGTCAGCGCCGAGCTTATTGCCCTTCGTAAACGCCTGGTCGATGAGTGGAATGCATGGCGCACGCTTCGCAGGAAGGAGCTCGGAGAAGAGCGCCTTCAAAAGTTGCAGGGCAAAGAGGATGCTAAAGAAGAGATTGAAGTCTGGATCGACGAAGTTATTGAGCAAACAGAGGAGATTGTTGTTGTGGATTAG
- a CDS encoding Glycerophosphoinositol permease 1: protein MVDSETPLPKEKHVEEVVDSPVSYAEMKIIQSRKQRLSPYFTIAAAAFGLISDGYQNNLMTMANVVFKKLYPKDYTADVSTRVSNSLLVGAIIGQVLVGIICDRIGRKAALVITTALIVLGATLATAAHGTHGSAVGLFWFLTFARGLTGISQGVGGEYPASSTSASEAANEKMIKQRGPVFIMVTNFVLSFGGPLAVSVFLIVLSSAGENHLQTVWRVCFGVGIALPLTVFYFRIRMLSSMLFKKGAIKRRVPYWLILKRYWKSLMGTCGAWFLYDFITFPNGVFSGTIISSIIHDGDIKRTAEWQLLLGAIALPGVFVGALLCNSLGRRNTMMLGFSGYLIFGLIIGVSYDKIIKIIPLFVIFYGLMQSFGNLGPGDMLGLVSAESYPTPIRQEQQSELKLLPQFKCTLEKTICGTTGILVTYFFVPDMTGVDLADEDAKFMEYLAENGWTGLVGEEEDSNSSLSDKK, encoded by the exons ATGGTGGACAGTGAGACCCCTCTTCCCAAAGAAAAACATGTCGAGGAAGTGGTCGACTCTCCTGTCTCGTATGCCGAGATGAAGATAATTCAGTCTAGGAAACAACGCCTGAGCCCATATTTCACAATTGCAGCGGCCGCATTTGGGCTCATTAGTGACGGGT ATCAGAACAATCTTATGACCATGGCCAAT GTTGTTTTCAAAAAACTATACCCCAAAGATTATACTGCTGATGTTTCTACTCGTGTTTCTAATTCCCTCCTCGTCG GCGCTATAATCGGCCAAGTGCTAGTGGGCATCATTTGTGACAGGATTGGAAGAAAGGCCGCGCTCGTAATTACCACTGCCTTGATTGTATTAGGTGCAACTCTTGCAACTGCCGCACATGGAACACACGGAAGCGCTGTTGGATTATTTTGGTTCTTGACATTTGCTAG AGGTTTAACAGGGATT AGTCAGGGCGTGGGAGGAGAATACCCCGCATCATCAACGAGTGCTTCAGAGGCAGCTAACGAGAAGATGATCAAACAGCGAGGACCTG TGTTTATCATGGTAACTAATTTTGTCCTGAGC TTCGGAGGGCCACTTGCAGTCTCCGTGTTCCTAATAGTCTTATCGTCTGCTGGAGAAAACCACTTGCAAACTGTATGGAGGGTCTGTTTTGGCGTTGGTATTGCACTGCCTTTGACAGTTTTTTACTTCCGTATCCGAATGTTAAGTTCCATGCTTTTCAAGAAGGGAGCCATTAAAA GGCGGGTACCATATTGGCTTATTCTTAAGCGTTACTGGAAATCCCTTATGGGAACTTGTGGCGCATG GTTTTTATACGATTTCATTACTTTCCCAAATGGCGTGTTTTCTGGGACAATCATTTCAAGCATCATTCATGACGGTGATATCAAACGAACAGCGGAATGGCAATTACTGCTAGGCGCGATTGCTTTGCCTGGCGTTTTTGTTGGCGCGCTTCTGTGCAATTCTCTTGGGCGCCGAAACACG ATGATGTTGGGTTTTAGTGGCTATTTGATCTTTG GTCTCATAATCGGAGTCAGTTACGATAAAATCATCAAAATAATCCCTCTTTTTGTCATATT CTATGGCCTTATGCAATCATTTGGAAATTTA GGTCCAGGAGATATGTTAGGCCTCGTTAGTGCAGA ATCTTACCCTACTCCAATCAG ACAGGAGCAGCAATCGGAACTCAAGCTTTTACCCCAATTCAAGTGCACCTTGGAAAAAA CTATATGCGGGACCACTGGAATCCTTGTGACGTACTTCTTTGTCCCAGACATGACCGGTGTCGATCTTGCAGATGAAGATGCAAAATTCATGGAATACCTGGCAGAGAATGGGTGGACTGGATTGgttggagaggaagaggattcGAATTCAAGCTTAAGCGACAAAAAGTGA